A genome region from Acaryochloris thomasi RCC1774 includes the following:
- a CDS encoding GspH/FimT family pseudopilin translates to MVIIGLIVGIFAAISVPSFLGWLNRKKVDDVIAQVEGALKEAQSEAIKQGQICEVDLGVLVPNTITARVQGTSQTCLPTGPRNLEKLGVSILTNNETGIAMAFTNGTTVEFSPRGTTTTNNLLVFYRPGNTGRCLAISSGLGIVRIGDYTEIVNPNTLSASNCETSG, encoded by the coding sequence ATGGTGATTATTGGCTTAATTGTGGGCATCTTTGCTGCGATCTCAGTCCCCAGCTTTTTAGGATGGCTCAACCGAAAAAAAGTCGATGACGTGATCGCCCAGGTGGAAGGCGCACTCAAAGAAGCGCAGTCCGAAGCCATCAAACAGGGACAAATTTGTGAAGTGGATTTGGGTGTGCTGGTTCCCAATACAATTACGGCACGGGTTCAGGGAACATCACAGACCTGCCTGCCCACTGGCCCCCGCAATCTTGAAAAGCTAGGGGTCAGCATTTTGACCAACAACGAAACCGGCATCGCCATGGCGTTCACAAACGGTACCACTGTCGAATTTTCCCCCAGGGGGACCACAACCACCAATAATTTGCTCGTCTTCTACCGCCCCGGCAACACCGGACGCTGTCTCGCTATTTCGAGCGGACTGGGAATTGTTCGCATCGGCGACTATACCGAAATCGTTAACCCCAATACCCTGTCAGCCAGCAATTGCGAAACATCAGGGTAA
- a CDS encoding prepilin-type N-terminal cleavage/methylation domain-containing protein, whose translation MDKLILALSLRQKKRMEQGFTLVEVLVGVLLTLTFVGISTQAFVVSAMFKVRGQELSEATTWMQQDAENIRFEASRLNISSGVPQETEHSNRCSAGNAAAGYADLLRDDILIKEGDSETGDSVSPQDLDRESAMGQRPYVLRRVMSPATTAPFNVLSVSYAVYAEGEEPIDDTDTMDAAAIATSYSEIIPNASFACE comes from the coding sequence ATGGATAAGCTGATATTAGCCTTGAGCCTGAGACAGAAAAAGCGAATGGAGCAGGGTTTTACTCTGGTTGAAGTTTTGGTGGGGGTCTTGCTGACGCTGACCTTTGTGGGTATTTCCACACAGGCATTTGTGGTTTCCGCAATGTTTAAGGTTCGAGGTCAGGAGCTCAGTGAGGCGACAACTTGGATGCAGCAAGATGCAGAGAATATCCGATTTGAAGCTAGTCGCTTAAACATCAGTAGTGGGGTGCCTCAAGAGACAGAACACAGCAATCGCTGCTCGGCTGGCAATGCAGCAGCGGGCTATGCCGATCTACTGCGAGACGATATCTTGATCAAAGAAGGGGACTCAGAAACTGGCGATAGCGTTAGTCCACAAGATTTAGATCGAGAGAGTGCAATGGGTCAAAGACCCTATGTTCTTCGGCGCGTGATGTCGCCCGCAACAACTGCGCCCTTTAACGTTTTGAGCGTGAGCTATGCGGTGTACGCAGAGGGCGAGGAGCCTATCGATGACACTGATACGATGGATGCGGCTGCGATCGCAACCTCCTACTCCGAAATCATCCCCAACGCCTCCTTTGCCTGCGAATGA
- the remA gene encoding extracellular matrix/biofilm regulator RemA: MDIRLINIGFGNIVSGNRVIAIVSPESAPIKRIITDARERGELIDATYGRRTRAVIVTDSGHVILSAIQPETVANRFLLNKDSRDEDD, encoded by the coding sequence ATGGATATCAGACTCATTAATATTGGTTTTGGGAACATTGTCTCTGGTAATCGCGTAATTGCGATTGTCAGCCCAGAGTCAGCACCTATTAAGCGTATCATCACCGACGCCAGAGAGCGGGGCGAGCTGATTGATGCCACCTATGGTCGGCGAACTCGAGCCGTGATTGTGACCGATTCGGGCCACGTCATTCTCTCGGCGATTCAGCCAGAGACAGTGGCGAACCGTTTCTTGCTCAACAAAGACAGTCGAGACGAAGATGATTAG
- the gmk gene encoding guanylate kinase, producing MSGLLVVLTGPSGVGKGTLLQALLQRHPDIYVSVSATTRSPRPGEVDGQHYYFWTPEKFQAMIAAGAFFEWAQFAGNFYGTPRAPVMQRVAQGQRVILEIELEGARQVRKTAPDAFQIFILPPSVEELERRIRDRGQDDEGAIARRLARAKVELAAADEFDLQIMNDDLPTALSALESALLGSQ from the coding sequence ATGTCGGGGCTTCTCGTGGTCTTAACTGGACCCAGTGGTGTTGGTAAGGGGACATTGCTGCAGGCTCTCCTGCAGCGTCACCCAGATATCTATGTCTCTGTTTCGGCGACGACCCGCTCGCCGCGTCCCGGTGAGGTAGATGGTCAGCACTATTACTTTTGGACGCCTGAAAAGTTCCAGGCCATGATTGCAGCGGGAGCATTTTTTGAGTGGGCGCAGTTCGCTGGGAATTTTTACGGTACTCCGCGCGCGCCGGTCATGCAGCGAGTTGCTCAGGGGCAGCGGGTGATTTTAGAAATTGAACTGGAGGGGGCTAGACAGGTGCGGAAAACGGCCCCGGATGCCTTCCAGATTTTCATTTTGCCGCCCTCTGTGGAGGAGCTAGAGCGGCGCATTCGCGATCGCGGTCAGGATGATGAAGGTGCGATCGCACGTCGTCTTGCCCGAGCAAAGGTGGAGCTGGCTGCCGCCGATGAGTTTGACCTGCAAATTATGAATGATGATCTACCGACGGCCCTTTCGGCTCTGGAGTCAGCCCTTTTGGGTTCGCAGTAG